From the Chloroflexus aurantiacus J-10-fl genome, one window contains:
- the moaD gene encoding molybdopterin converting factor subunit 1: MITVTVRFFAGHRDIVGRSEASYTLAEGTTLGQLWEQLTAEYPRLTGYTGRLLFAVNQQFAQPTTVLANGDEVAFIPPVSGGRS, encoded by the coding sequence ATGATTACGGTTACGGTACGCTTCTTCGCCGGACACCGCGATATTGTTGGGCGTAGCGAGGCCAGCTACACTCTGGCTGAAGGGACAACCCTCGGTCAATTGTGGGAACAACTAACTGCCGAATATCCCCGCCTGACCGGTTATACCGGACGCCTGCTCTTTGCCGTGAATCAACAGTTTGCCCAACCGACGACTGTGTTAGCCAACGGCGATGAGGTCGCCTTTATCCCGCCGGTAAGTGGCGGACGGAGTTGA
- a CDS encoding molybdenum cofactor biosynthesis protein MoaE: MVEPFVITTEPLDPAPLVAAVQTPNDGAVVTFSGVVRNHFGGRPTAFLVYEAYTEMAVPVLRQIADEARVRWPIGRVCVHHRVGRLEIGETAVLVVVAAPHRDAAFAAAAYIMDRIKEIAPIWKQEHWADGEAEWRE, encoded by the coding sequence ATGGTCGAACCGTTTGTCATTACCACAGAACCGCTTGATCCAGCGCCACTGGTAGCGGCAGTCCAGACGCCCAATGATGGGGCTGTTGTCACCTTTAGCGGCGTGGTTCGCAACCACTTCGGTGGACGGCCTACGGCATTTCTGGTGTACGAAGCCTACACCGAAATGGCCGTGCCGGTGTTACGCCAGATTGCCGACGAGGCACGAGTGCGCTGGCCGATTGGGCGGGTCTGTGTCCACCACCGGGTCGGTCGGCTAGAGATTGGCGAGACGGCAGTGCTGGTTGTTGTTGCGGCTCCGCACCGCGACGCCGCCTTTGCGGCTGCGGCCTACATTATGGATCGAATCAAAGAGATTGCGCCCATCTGGAAACAGGAGCATTGGGCCGATGGTGAAGCCGAATGGCGTGAATAG
- the mutM gene encoding bifunctional DNA-formamidopyrimidine glycosylase/DNA-(apurinic or apyrimidinic site) lyase has translation MPELPEVETVARSLAPQLQGRTITGLAKLDWPKMLTPSPDEFAALIAGRRIEAIGRRAKWLLLSLDGEWTLAIHLRMSGQLLVAEPETSEARHVHFALDLDNGRRLIFNDQRKFGRVHLLDRQGLAALDAVHGPEPLAADFTPSALAERLQNRRAPIKALLLDQHLIAGIGNIYANEALWLARIHPLTPGAMLTPEQINELHHAIRHVLQEAITNQGSSLRNYRDGYGRQGTQQEHFNVYDRAGEPCPRCQSTIERIVVAQRSTYFCPTCQITMQQPE, from the coding sequence ATGCCGGAACTTCCTGAAGTTGAAACTGTTGCCCGCTCCCTCGCCCCGCAGCTTCAGGGACGCACAATTACCGGGCTGGCCAAACTTGACTGGCCAAAAATGCTGACACCGTCACCTGATGAATTCGCCGCACTGATTGCCGGACGGCGCATCGAGGCGATTGGGCGGCGAGCAAAGTGGCTGCTGCTGTCGCTCGATGGTGAGTGGACTCTGGCCATTCATCTGCGCATGTCGGGACAATTGCTGGTTGCCGAACCGGAGACATCTGAGGCACGGCACGTCCATTTTGCCCTCGATCTCGACAACGGGCGGCGACTCATCTTCAACGATCAGCGGAAGTTTGGCCGCGTCCACCTGCTCGACCGGCAAGGGCTGGCCGCTCTGGATGCAGTCCACGGCCCAGAACCGCTCGCCGCTGATTTTACTCCCTCTGCATTAGCCGAACGCCTGCAAAACCGCCGGGCACCGATCAAAGCTTTGCTGCTCGATCAACACCTGATCGCCGGCATTGGCAACATCTACGCCAATGAAGCGCTCTGGCTGGCCCGCATTCACCCGCTGACTCCAGGCGCAATGCTTACGCCGGAACAGATCAACGAACTACACCATGCCATCCGGCACGTGCTGCAGGAAGCTATCACCAACCAGGGCAGTTCGTTGCGCAACTACCGTGACGGTTATGGCCGACAGGGTACGCAACAAGAGCATTTTAATGTCTACGACCGGGCCGGTGAGCCGTGCCCGCGCTGTCAGAGCACGATTGAACGGATTGTGGTCGCTCAGCGGAGCACCTATTTCTGTCCGACCTGTCAGATTACCATGCAACAACCGGAATAA
- a CDS encoding response regulator encodes MQEPILLVEDDQILQLTLTTMLRRDGYAVDTARNIAEARLAILSRRPRIILLDLGLPDGSGFDILNWLNLEPDRPLIIVTTANDSPKAALEALGLGAFDYLTKPINHETLRYTLRRAVSYDQLRQQVRNYEELRSEVDEARLTVRSAAHHISQALTVIMGEAQLVREEISDPALRVSLDRIVRMAEEAAQTLATLRTNRLLAPREGSVE; translated from the coding sequence GTGCAAGAACCAATTCTCCTGGTGGAAGACGATCAAATCCTGCAACTCACCCTCACCACAATGCTGCGGCGCGACGGTTATGCCGTAGATACTGCACGCAACATTGCCGAAGCTCGTCTGGCGATCCTCTCGCGTCGGCCAAGAATCATTCTGCTTGACCTCGGCTTACCCGATGGCAGTGGGTTTGATATTCTCAACTGGTTAAACCTGGAACCAGATCGGCCACTCATTATCGTCACGACTGCAAACGATTCGCCGAAAGCGGCGCTTGAAGCCCTGGGACTCGGTGCCTTCGACTACCTGACAAAACCGATCAACCACGAAACCCTCCGGTACACGCTCCGTCGTGCGGTCAGCTACGATCAGCTTCGGCAGCAAGTCCGTAACTACGAAGAATTACGCAGCGAAGTGGATGAAGCGCGTCTAACCGTGCGCAGCGCAGCTCACCATATCAGCCAGGCCTTAACGGTGATCATGGGAGAAGCGCAACTGGTACGCGAAGAGATATCTGATCCAGCCCTCCGGGTCAGCCTGGATCGGATCGTGCGCATGGCCGAGGAAGCAGCCCAGACCCTCGCTACACTGCGCACGAACCGCCTGCTTGCACCGCGCGAGGGGAGTGTTGAGTGA
- a CDS encoding AAA family ATPase gives MQLQTIKVQGFKSIRELEFSLRPLNILIGANGSGKSNILGVFAFLRAMVERHLQMYVARAGGADRILHFGQKNTDSLQIELWFTKKNRRARGNIIANGYRCALVPAVGDRFVFAEERAFFHDRRYEKPVETLLGSGHEESLLPASYGRGIPADVFEAMQSWIVYHFHDTSDSARVKQTGDIDDNYWLRQDASNLTAYLYYIQQQAPDHYRNIVDVIRMVAPFFDDFVLRPSPFNPNKIKLEWRERGSDTYFDAYALSDGTLRFICLATLLLQPARKFPAIILLDEPEMGLHPYAIHVLAELLHSAATQTQVIVATQSVTLVNQFEPEDIVVVERQDGQPVCRRLTMEETETWLDGYGLGDLWEKNILGGRPLP, from the coding sequence ATGCAACTGCAAACCATCAAGGTTCAGGGATTCAAATCAATCCGCGAACTGGAATTTTCGCTACGCCCCCTCAATATCTTGATCGGTGCGAATGGTAGCGGAAAATCAAACATCTTAGGCGTCTTTGCATTTCTCCGCGCAATGGTTGAACGCCATTTACAGATGTATGTTGCCCGAGCCGGCGGGGCAGATCGCATACTCCACTTCGGTCAAAAAAACACCGACTCATTGCAAATTGAATTGTGGTTTACGAAGAAAAATAGGCGGGCCAGGGGGAATATCATCGCAAATGGATATCGCTGTGCGCTGGTTCCAGCCGTAGGAGATCGCTTCGTGTTTGCCGAGGAACGCGCATTCTTCCATGACCGCCGCTACGAGAAGCCCGTTGAAACACTGTTGGGTTCCGGTCACGAAGAGAGTCTGTTACCGGCCAGTTACGGCAGAGGTATCCCGGCGGATGTCTTCGAGGCAATGCAAAGCTGGATCGTGTATCACTTTCACGATACCAGTGATTCGGCTAGAGTGAAACAAACTGGCGATATTGACGATAACTATTGGTTACGTCAGGATGCATCGAATCTGACCGCATATCTGTACTATATACAGCAACAAGCGCCAGACCATTATCGCAATATTGTCGATGTTATCCGCATGGTTGCCCCCTTTTTCGATGATTTTGTGCTCCGACCCAGTCCGTTTAACCCTAACAAAATAAAACTGGAATGGCGAGAGCGAGGCAGCGATACCTACTTTGATGCTTATGCTCTCTCTGACGGAACCCTACGCTTCATCTGCCTGGCAACGCTGCTCCTCCAACCGGCACGGAAGTTTCCGGCCATCATCTTACTTGATGAACCAGAGATGGGGTTACACCCTTACGCCATACACGTACTGGCCGAATTGCTACATAGTGCAGCCACGCAAACGCAAGTCATTGTGGCTACTCAATCGGTAACGCTCGTTAACCAGTTTGAGCCGGAAGACATCGTTGTTGTTGAACGACAGGATGGTCAGCCTGTCTGTAGACGCTTGACGATGGAGGAGACTGAGACGTGGCTCGACGGTTACGGGCTGGGTGATTTGTGGGAAAAGAATATTCTTGGTGGCAGGCCACTGCCATAA
- a CDS encoding HD domain-containing protein: MESPALSSLIPHLLALKLLPRTGWLQRGVRDVESVAEHSFGVAVLCLLIGDQIADIDRGRLLAIALLHDLAESLLSDLPASATRLLGKEAKRQAERDGLAALIGHLSRSDEYLTLWDEYVDGTSREARLVKAVDRLELMAQALAYERSGVRGLDSFWPLDDEWATEFPPVAALAAHLRTERSRSSG, encoded by the coding sequence ATGGAATCACCTGCGTTAAGTTCACTTATCCCGCATCTCCTGGCACTCAAATTGCTGCCGCGCACCGGTTGGTTACAACGTGGAGTACGTGATGTCGAAAGTGTTGCCGAACACTCGTTTGGAGTGGCGGTTCTCTGTCTGCTGATCGGGGATCAGATTGCCGACATTGATCGCGGGCGATTGCTGGCAATTGCCTTGTTGCACGACCTGGCCGAGTCGCTGTTGAGCGATTTGCCGGCATCGGCCACTCGACTACTTGGCAAAGAGGCGAAGCGCCAGGCCGAACGGGATGGCCTGGCGGCGTTGATCGGTCATCTGTCCCGCAGTGATGAGTATCTCACGCTGTGGGATGAGTATGTTGACGGTACCTCACGGGAGGCCCGGTTGGTCAAAGCGGTTGATCGGCTTGAGCTGATGGCTCAGGCGCTGGCCTACGAACGCAGCGGTGTCCGCGGTCTTGACTCATTCTGGCCGCTCGATGACGAGTGGGCAACAGAGTTTCCGCCAGTCGCCGCGTTGGCCGCACATTTACGTACCGAACGCAGCCGGTCGTCCGGTTGA
- a CDS encoding trans-sulfuration enzyme family protein, with translation MARHSQHLKPESWLVAAGRTIEAGAPLNVPPIPASNFLIGQGRSYARNDATPTWEAVEEIVGGLEGGRAVAFASGMAAIAAVFDQLPAGAQVVLPDDCYQGVTGLAMAGEARGRWSVRRLALTDTEGWQQACAVADLVWLESPSNPLLVVADLPAICAAPRKPGTIVAVDNTFATSLNQQPLEFGATLSIQSATKFIGGHSDLLAGVVTTRDEQLWHDLRRSRELTGATPGAFEAFLAARGARTLALRLERAQHNAMELAQRLSHHPLVSCVRYPGLPTHPTHAIACRVLKGFGTIISFDLRGDATFADAVCRNVSLIRHATSLGAVESTMERRAAIAGQEHLPPTLLRLSVGIEDVDDLWADLDGAIRRAAQ, from the coding sequence ATGGCACGACATTCTCAGCATCTCAAACCAGAGTCATGGCTGGTAGCAGCCGGACGCACGATTGAAGCCGGTGCGCCGCTCAATGTTCCGCCAATTCCGGCATCCAATTTTCTTATCGGTCAAGGGCGTTCATATGCCCGAAATGATGCAACGCCAACCTGGGAAGCCGTCGAAGAGATTGTTGGTGGTCTTGAAGGCGGACGAGCAGTGGCGTTTGCGTCGGGAATGGCGGCGATTGCTGCCGTGTTTGATCAATTGCCCGCCGGTGCACAGGTTGTGTTACCGGACGATTGTTACCAGGGTGTGACCGGGCTAGCAATGGCCGGGGAAGCGCGTGGACGCTGGTCAGTGCGCCGGTTGGCGCTTACCGATACCGAAGGCTGGCAGCAAGCCTGTGCCGTGGCCGATCTGGTCTGGCTTGAGTCGCCTTCAAATCCGTTGCTCGTCGTTGCCGATCTCCCGGCAATCTGTGCTGCGCCGCGCAAGCCCGGTACCATCGTCGCGGTAGACAATACCTTCGCCACCTCGTTGAACCAGCAGCCACTCGAGTTTGGGGCAACCCTCTCCATTCAATCGGCCACCAAGTTTATCGGCGGACATTCCGACTTGCTCGCAGGTGTGGTAACGACTCGTGATGAACAACTCTGGCACGATTTGCGACGGTCGCGTGAATTGACCGGAGCCACCCCTGGCGCCTTCGAGGCATTTCTGGCGGCGCGTGGTGCGCGCACGCTGGCATTGCGGTTGGAACGGGCGCAGCACAATGCGATGGAGCTGGCCCAACGGCTGTCCCACCACCCGCTGGTTAGCTGTGTCCGTTATCCGGGTTTGCCAACGCATCCAACCCATGCCATTGCCTGTCGCGTATTGAAGGGGTTCGGAACCATTATCTCGTTCGACCTGCGCGGTGATGCCACATTTGCCGATGCAGTCTGCCGCAATGTCAGCCTGATCCGCCATGCAACCAGCCTGGGAGCTGTTGAGTCAACTATGGAGCGACGGGCTGCGATTGCCGGGCAAGAGCATCTGCCACCCACGCTACTGCGGCTTAGCGTTGGGATTGAAGATGTTGATGATCTCTGGGCAGATCTCGATGGAGCGATCCGACGGGCCGCACAGTGA
- a CDS encoding glycosyltransferase family 4 protein translates to MQIVINGSFWSQPTVGIGQYLHHLLPWLHRLAPQHRYLMVVPAGTKTPALPVGVEGITVKIGGPRQIAKVIFEQIAIPVITQRLARNGEPTVIFVPYFAPPLRARQPVVTTIGDLIPLLLPAYRGSWAVRTYMALVRRAALRSAHVLTFSTFSRSTILNYLAIPSDRVTVSYLAAGDQYRPAADVHAAQALVAARYGVQPPFIYYVGGLDERKNLGTLLRAFALVHGRHPHCTLAIAGRALGRDPRLFPDIDQLIRDLDLTKAVRRIDVPVDDGPLLYQACTIFTYPSRYEGFGLPPLEAMACGAPVIVSDASSLPEVVGAAALRIAPDDVAGWAAAINRLLSDEALRSDLRTRGLAQAASFSYRHTATITLNVLEQVAKAAPVVRHR, encoded by the coding sequence GTGCAGATCGTGATCAACGGCAGCTTTTGGTCCCAGCCGACCGTGGGCATCGGCCAGTATCTGCATCATTTACTGCCCTGGTTGCATCGTCTGGCACCACAGCATCGTTACCTGATGGTAGTACCGGCTGGTACCAAAACTCCTGCACTTCCGGTTGGTGTTGAGGGGATCACGGTAAAGATTGGCGGCCCACGCCAGATCGCAAAGGTCATCTTTGAACAGATTGCCATCCCTGTCATCACCCAACGCCTGGCTCGCAACGGCGAACCGACAGTGATCTTTGTGCCCTACTTTGCACCACCATTACGGGCACGTCAACCGGTCGTCACCACTATCGGCGATCTGATACCGTTGCTCTTGCCGGCCTACCGGGGAAGTTGGGCAGTGCGGACCTATATGGCATTAGTTCGGCGCGCAGCTCTGCGCAGTGCGCATGTGTTAACTTTCTCGACGTTCAGCCGGAGTACGATTTTGAACTACCTGGCCATCCCATCTGACCGGGTTACGGTGAGTTATCTGGCTGCCGGTGATCAATACCGTCCAGCCGCTGATGTACACGCCGCTCAGGCGCTGGTTGCCGCCCGTTATGGTGTGCAACCGCCCTTCATCTACTATGTCGGTGGGCTTGATGAACGAAAAAATCTGGGAACGTTGTTACGTGCGTTTGCGCTTGTACATGGCCGGCATCCCCACTGTACGCTGGCGATTGCCGGGAGAGCGTTGGGACGTGATCCCCGCCTCTTTCCCGATATTGATCAATTGATCCGCGATCTCGATCTGACGAAGGCTGTCCGTCGCATTGATGTTCCGGTTGACGACGGCCCCCTGCTCTATCAGGCATGCACCATCTTTACCTATCCATCGCGGTATGAAGGGTTTGGCTTGCCTCCCCTGGAAGCAATGGCGTGTGGTGCACCAGTGATTGTAAGCGACGCCAGTTCATTGCCGGAGGTTGTTGGAGCCGCCGCACTCCGCATCGCACCCGATGATGTGGCCGGTTGGGCAGCCGCAATCAATCGTCTCTTGAGCGATGAGGCGCTACGATCCGATCTGCGCACCCGCGGACTGGCCCAGGCCGCCAGTTTTTCATATCGGCATACGGCTACGATTACGCTCAACGTTCTCGAACAAGTAGCGAAAGCAGCACCGGTTGTTCGCCATCGGTAA
- a CDS encoding succinate dehydrogenase/fumarate reductase iron-sulfur subunit → MKITLKIWRQKNRNTPGEFKTYVMDNVNPDMSFLEMLDVLNEDLMSRGEEPVAFDHDCREGICGMCSLMINGVAHGPKNAITTCQLHMRSFKDGDTITVEPWRASAFPILKDLVVDRSAFDRIIQAGGYISVSTGSAPDANTIPVSKVAADRAMDAAACIGCGACVAACPNGSAMLFTAAKVTHLALLPQGQPERYQRVVNMVAQADFEGFGNCTNIGECAAVCPKEISLETIAQLNRDLVMAALRGIEPNTPIVPATTR, encoded by the coding sequence ATGAAGATCACGCTGAAGATCTGGCGGCAGAAGAATCGCAATACTCCCGGCGAGTTCAAGACGTATGTCATGGATAACGTCAACCCCGATATGTCGTTCCTCGAGATGCTGGATGTGCTTAACGAGGATCTCATGTCGCGGGGTGAAGAGCCGGTAGCGTTCGATCACGATTGCCGGGAAGGTATCTGTGGTATGTGCTCTCTGATGATTAATGGCGTTGCCCACGGCCCCAAGAACGCCATTACCACCTGTCAATTGCACATGCGCAGTTTCAAAGATGGTGATACCATTACGGTCGAACCCTGGCGTGCATCGGCATTCCCGATCCTGAAAGACCTGGTGGTTGACCGGAGTGCGTTTGACCGGATTATTCAGGCTGGCGGATACATTAGTGTTAGCACCGGATCGGCACCCGACGCCAATACCATTCCGGTATCGAAAGTAGCTGCTGACCGGGCAATGGACGCCGCAGCCTGCATTGGCTGTGGTGCCTGTGTGGCCGCCTGCCCGAATGGTTCGGCGATGCTGTTTACGGCGGCAAAGGTCACCCACCTGGCGCTGCTGCCCCAGGGCCAGCCAGAGCGGTATCAGCGAGTCGTCAATATGGTGGCACAGGCTGATTTCGAGGGTTTCGGCAATTGTACGAATATCGGTGAGTGCGCTGCGGTCTGCCCCAAGGAGATCAGCCTTGAGACGATTGCCCAGCTCAACCGCGATCTGGTGATGGCAGCGCTTCGCGGTATTGAACCGAATACGCCGATTGTGCCGGCGACGACTCGTTAG
- a CDS encoding fumarate reductase/succinate dehydrogenase flavoprotein subunit encodes MSETKNETTVRTGTRQVEYVSVLDSKVPTGPIEQRWDKHRFEMKLVNPANRRKYTIIVVGSGLAGASAAATLGEAGYNVLCFCYQDSPRRAHSIAAQGGINAAKNYRNDGDSIYRLFYDTVKGGDFRARESNVYRLAQVSVNIIDQCVAQGVPFAREYGGLLDNRSFGGAQVARTFYARGQTGQQLLLGAYQALSRQIAAGTVKMFPRTEMLDLVVVDGRARGIITRDMVTGKITRYAADAVVLATGGYGNVFYLSTNAKGCNATAIWRAHRRGAFFGNPCFTQIHPTCIPVSGEYQSKLTLMSESLRNDGRIWVPKKKGDTRRPQDIPESERDYYLEERYPSFGNLVPRDIASRAAKQVCDEGRGVGPGGLGVYLDFADAIKRLGRQKIAERYGNLFDMYKQITGEDPYETPMRIYPAVHYTMGGLWVDYNLQSTIPGLFVIGEANFSDHGANRLGASALMQGLADGYFILPYTIANFLAQVKPGGVSIDRPEFAEAEAEINQRIQRLLSIRGKRTVDSFHRELGKLMWDKCGMARNAAGLREALQRIPEIRAEFWENVNVPGEANDLNQALEKAGRVADFLELAELMCLDALHREESCGGHFREEYQTPDGEALRNDEQFSYVAAWEFTGDLAKPRLHKEPLVFEYVKPTQRSYK; translated from the coding sequence ATGAGCGAGACGAAGAACGAGACGACTGTTCGTACCGGGACGCGGCAGGTTGAGTATGTCAGTGTCCTTGACTCGAAAGTCCCGACTGGCCCGATTGAGCAGCGCTGGGATAAGCATCGCTTTGAGATGAAGCTGGTCAATCCGGCCAACCGCCGAAAATACACGATTATTGTGGTCGGTTCTGGACTGGCCGGAGCGTCGGCAGCCGCTACGCTGGGTGAAGCCGGGTACAACGTGCTTTGCTTCTGCTATCAAGATAGTCCGCGTCGCGCGCACAGCATTGCCGCTCAGGGTGGTATCAACGCAGCCAAGAATTACCGCAACGACGGCGATAGCATTTATCGCCTCTTCTACGATACCGTGAAAGGTGGCGATTTCCGGGCACGTGAGAGTAATGTCTACCGCCTGGCCCAGGTCTCCGTCAATATTATCGACCAGTGCGTGGCCCAGGGTGTGCCGTTTGCCCGTGAGTACGGTGGCTTGCTTGATAACCGCTCGTTCGGTGGTGCCCAGGTGGCGCGCACGTTCTACGCCCGTGGTCAGACCGGCCAGCAGTTGCTGCTCGGCGCGTACCAGGCCCTGAGTCGCCAGATCGCCGCCGGTACCGTGAAGATGTTCCCCCGTACCGAGATGCTTGATCTGGTGGTAGTTGATGGGCGAGCGCGAGGGATCATTACCCGCGATATGGTAACCGGCAAGATCACGCGCTACGCTGCCGATGCGGTTGTGCTGGCGACCGGTGGCTACGGCAATGTCTTCTATCTGAGCACAAACGCCAAAGGGTGTAACGCCACAGCGATCTGGCGCGCTCATCGCCGGGGGGCGTTTTTCGGTAATCCCTGCTTTACCCAGATTCACCCAACCTGTATTCCGGTCAGTGGTGAATACCAGAGCAAGCTGACCCTGATGTCGGAGTCGTTACGTAACGACGGCCGAATTTGGGTACCGAAGAAGAAGGGAGATACCCGCCGCCCGCAGGATATTCCCGAATCAGAGCGCGATTACTATCTCGAAGAGCGCTATCCCAGCTTCGGTAATCTGGTGCCGCGTGATATTGCCTCTCGTGCTGCCAAGCAGGTGTGTGATGAGGGGCGCGGTGTTGGTCCTGGCGGTCTGGGGGTTTATCTTGACTTCGCCGATGCGATCAAGCGCCTGGGCCGACAGAAGATTGCCGAACGCTACGGTAATCTCTTCGATATGTACAAGCAGATTACCGGCGAAGACCCGTATGAAACGCCGATGCGGATTTATCCCGCCGTCCACTATACGATGGGTGGGCTGTGGGTTGATTATAACCTCCAGAGCACGATCCCCGGCCTGTTCGTGATCGGTGAGGCGAACTTCTCGGATCACGGTGCCAATCGGTTGGGTGCATCGGCGCTGATGCAGGGTCTGGCCGACGGTTACTTCATTCTGCCTTACACTATCGCCAATTTCCTGGCCCAGGTTAAGCCCGGTGGTGTCAGCATCGACCGTCCTGAGTTCGCTGAGGCCGAAGCCGAAATCAACCAGCGTATTCAACGCCTGCTCAGCATTCGCGGCAAGCGAACCGTCGATTCGTTCCACCGCGAGTTGGGCAAGCTGATGTGGGATAAGTGCGGTATGGCACGCAATGCGGCCGGCCTGCGCGAGGCGTTGCAGCGCATCCCTGAGATTCGCGCCGAGTTCTGGGAGAATGTGAATGTGCCCGGCGAGGCCAACGATCTCAATCAGGCGCTGGAAAAGGCCGGACGAGTAGCCGATTTCCTCGAACTGGCCGAGTTGATGTGTCTGGATGCGCTGCACCGTGAAGAGTCGTGTGGCGGCCACTTCCGCGAAGAATACCAGACACCCGACGGCGAAGCACTCCGCAACGACGAGCAGTTCTCGTATGTGGCTGCGTGGGAGTTTACCGGCGATCTGGCGAAACCTCGCCTGCACAAAGAGCCGCTCGTCTTCGAGTATGTCAAGCCGACCCAGCGCAGTTATAAGTGA
- a CDS encoding succinate dehydrogenase cytochrome b subunit: MTGVLTLTRTSVGKKVIMALTGFVLVGFVVFHMYGNLKMYQGPEVYNAYAAGLRELGYPIFGHEHLLWIARFILLASVFLHIWAATSLTLQSRRSLQASSISTVRRYGQHKRQSGYADYTMRFGGVLIFFFIIYHILHLTFGVVGYEPGQFIHPHGDVYETYNNVVYGFQNPLIVGFYLLTMVFLALHLYHGVWSMFQTLGWNNRTYDRLLRGLAIVVAAAVFIGNISFPLAVYFGFVA, encoded by the coding sequence ATGACAGGAGTGCTCACCCTCACCCGCACGTCGGTCGGCAAAAAAGTGATTATGGCGCTGACCGGCTTCGTTCTCGTTGGCTTTGTCGTTTTTCACATGTACGGTAATTTGAAGATGTATCAAGGCCCTGAAGTGTACAACGCTTATGCGGCCGGTCTGCGCGAACTTGGCTATCCCATTTTCGGTCACGAGCATTTGCTTTGGATAGCGCGCTTTATCTTGCTGGCTTCGGTATTTTTACATATTTGGGCCGCCACCAGCCTGACCCTCCAGAGCCGGCGCAGTTTGCAGGCGAGCAGTATTTCAACGGTACGCCGTTATGGGCAGCACAAGCGCCAATCAGGGTATGCTGATTATACGATGCGCTTTGGCGGGGTGTTGATCTTTTTCTTCATTATTTATCACATCCTGCATCTGACCTTCGGCGTCGTCGGTTATGAACCCGGACAATTCATCCATCCCCACGGTGATGTGTACGAAACCTACAATAATGTAGTGTATGGCTTTCAAAATCCACTGATTGTTGGCTTTTATCTCCTGACCATGGTCTTCCTGGCCCTTCATCTCTACCACGGTGTCTGGAGTATGTTTCAGACGCTGGGCTGGAACAACCGCACCTATGATCGGTTATTGCGCGGTCTGGCAATTGTTGTCGCAGCAGCCGTTTTCATTGGCAATATCTCATTCCCGTTGGCGGTCTATTTCGGCTTTGTCGCGTAG